One window of the Pelobates fuscus isolate aPelFus1 chromosome 12, aPelFus1.pri, whole genome shotgun sequence genome contains the following:
- the WDR88 gene encoding WD repeat-containing protein 88, whose amino-acid sequence MRVFRGHTKAVNCCHFCFEDSKFLSSSHDCTAKLWDISSGRVIHVYGNEHTALISECTLTSDNERMITSSYDKTVKCWDLPTGKVLWSVSLDGLVTSCNVSVDGKLVACSLDVKNAVCIIDATTASAVTCLNGHHSSTVTRCQFDPENQRVCSVSSDGTTKLWDMVAQRTVITINQAHSNVISDCDFSLNGRFLCTASWDKSLKLWDINTGEFRHRGPNTLQGVHKGCISACEFSKDSSILVSGGYDKTIALWDVDAASKKLVLKGHEDWILDVSLSANKQWILSSSKDATLRMWDIQNHEQIPAVIENKKAIGPRMAQCEQCEKLFAVMHWDDSKLTTCVFCRRARSSTSKNAFPLPPVPNI is encoded by the exons ATGCGAGTCTTTCGTGGACACACCAAGGCTGTGAACTGCTGTCATTTCTGCTTTGAGGATTCAAAATTCCTATCATCTTCCCACGACTGTACAGCAAAGTTATGG GATATTTCCTCGGGGAGAGTGATCCATGTCTATGGAAACGAACACACAGCTCTTATCTCTGAGTGCACTTTAACATCTGACAATGAAAG AATGATTACATCGTCCTACGACAAGACAGTAAAATGCTGGGACTTGCCCACTGGGAAGGTGCTG TGGTCTGTAAGCCTCGACGGTCTGGTGACTTCGTGCAACGTTTCAGTGGATGGAAAGCTTGTAGCATGCAGTTTGGATGTCAAAAATGCTGTGTGCATCATCGACGCAACAACAGCGTCAGCAGTTACATGTTTAAATG GTCACCATTCCAGCACTGTAACCAGGTGTCAGTTCGATCCAGAGAATCAGAGGGTGTGCTCAGTGTCTTCAGATGGCACCACGAAGCTTTGGGACATGGTGGCACAACGTACAGTCATCACAATCAACCA AGCACACTCTAATGTCATCTCGGATTGTGACTTCAGTTTAAATGGGCGCTTCTTGTGCACGGCTTCCTGGGACAAGAGCTTGAAACTTTGGGATATTAACACTGGGGAGTTTCGTCACCGAGGGCCAAATACACTTCAAGGAGTTCACAAAGGATGTATCAGCGCCTGTGAATTTTCTAAAGATT CATCCATTCTCGTGTCTGGTGGATATGACAAGACTATAGCATTATGGGATGTAGATGCAGCAAGCAAAAAACTTGTCTTAAAG GGCCACGAAGACTGGATACTGGACGTATCGCTAAGCGCAAATAAGCAATGGATCCTCTCCTCATCAAAG GATGCCACTTTAAGAATGTGGGATATCCAGAATCATGAACAAATTCCTGCGGTTATTGAAAACAAGAAAGCAATAGGCCCCCGCATGGCACAG TGTGAACAATGTGAAAAGCTGTTTGCCGTCATGCACTGGGATGACTCCAAATTGACAACCTGTGTTTTCTGTCGCCGTGCACGTTCATCCACTTCCAAAAATGCATTTCCCTTACCACCTGTACCTAACATTTAA